The proteins below are encoded in one region of Helianthus annuus cultivar XRQ/B chromosome 2, HanXRQr2.0-SUNRISE, whole genome shotgun sequence:
- the LOC110912410 gene encoding GDSL esterase/lipase At5g62930, protein MRPEIVLFGDSITEQSFKYGGWGASLTDTYSRKADIVVRGYGGYTTRWALFLLHHIFPLGSTTPPVATTVFLGANDAALPGRASERQHVPLEEYKENLRKIVRHLKECSPTMLIVLITPPPIDEEGRQQYATSVYGEKAMTAPERTNEVAGNYANECVEVAKELGVSSVNLWSKMQETQGWQKKFLSDGLHLTPDGNRVVYEEVVKVFNGASLCAADMPSDFPHHSEIDPQNPAKVFQERGLL, encoded by the exons ATGAGGCCTGAAATCGTACTATTTGGGGATTCAATAACAGAGCAATCGTTCAAATATGGTGGATGGGGTGCTTCTCTCACTGATACTTACTCTCGCAAG GCAGATATAGTGGTACGAGGATACGGTGGATACACTACTCGTTGGGCTCTCTTCTTGCTGCATCACATTTTCCCTCTG GGTTCAACTACCCCTCCAGTTGCCACTACAGTCTTTTTAGGGGCTAACGATGCAGCACTTCCAGGTAGAGCTAGTGAACGCCAACACGTTCCTCTTGAAGAATACAAAGAAAATTTGAGAAAAATCGTTCGTCATTTAAAG GAATGCTCCCCCACGATGCTAATTGTCCTTATAACTCCCCCGCCTATTGACGAGGAAGGGCGACAACAATATGCAAC ATCTGTATATGGAGAAAAAGCAATGACTGCTCCGGAAAGAACAAATGAAGTAGCTGGAAATTATGCAAACGAGTGTGTTGAGGTAGCTAAGGAACTCGGTGTTTCTTCGGTCAACTTATGGTCAAAGATGCAAGAAACGCAGGGCTGGCAGAAAAAGTTTCTAAG TGATGGACTGCACCTAACCCCAGATGGGAACAGGGTTGTTTATGAAGAAGTTGTAAAAGTGTTTAACGGAGCGTCGCTTTGTGCCGCTGATATGCCTTCTGATTTCCCTCATCACTCAGAAATTGATCCTCAAAACCCTGCAAAGGTTTTCCAGGAAAGAGGCTTGTTGTAA